A genomic segment from Amphiura filiformis chromosome 10, Afil_fr2py, whole genome shotgun sequence encodes:
- the LOC140162092 gene encoding uncharacterized protein, whose protein sequence is MKRSCSSCKCFQQYCGEGETCIDLREHKFSEGAHCVPNEIAARVYKHLYGNNNVYNNNNDVTDNNNEQVNVQPVNQAQSRIAASGVNAAKESGQSDTKYKCSVIGSSKCSNKGYCQNDGTCKCTWHYTGSQCDIKLTNPLPPCVTNPCKAGKRCTNYDIGRGCF, encoded by the exons ATGAAGCGATCATGCAGTTCGTGTAAATGCTTCCAACAGTATTGTGGAGAGGGCGAAACCTGCATTGATCTTAGAGAGCACAAGTTCTCAGAAGGAGCACATTGTGTTCCCAACGAAATAGCTGCACGAGTTTATAAGCATCTGTACGGAAACAACAATGTCTACAATAACAATAATGATGTTACCGATAACAATAATGAACAAGTTAACGTTCAACCTGTTAATCAGGCTCAATCTCGAATTGCAGCATCTGGAGTGAACGCCGCTAAAGAATCAGGACAATCAG ATACTAAATACAAGTGCTCCGTGATCGGCTCCAGCAAATGCAGCAACAAAGGCTATTGTCAAAATGATGGTACGTGCAAGTGTACATGGCATTACACAGGATCCCAGTGCGATATAAAAC TGACGAACCCCCTGCCGCCATGTGTGACCAATCCATGTAAAGCGGGTAAACGTTGCACCAATTACGACATTGGACGTGGGTGCTTTTAA